From Argopecten irradians isolate NY chromosome 12, Ai_NY, whole genome shotgun sequence, one genomic window encodes:
- the LOC138335832 gene encoding gelsolin-like protein 2 yields MSGLVKGKNYDWKDSNMAKFGSDEDKKVKKEAAETEPAWEGAGQEVGLKIWRINQFQVEAVPEGDYGLFYKGDSYIVLNTYLKNPDSEALSYDVHFWIGKESTQDEYGTAAYKTVELDAFLDDKAVQYREVQQNESQLFLSYFQEMTYMNGGYASGFRSVEPTEYQPRLLCIKYTNGKTVAAEVPYCKSSVTPDDVFIVDSGTNFVQLNGSGAALQEKSKAMDTLSKLSESRPNAEKTVCDEGDSDYRRCVASLSDEDPEAEEDVDMSSVETPVLAKISDSDGSMDVEVIKEGEISMDDLDSNDVFLIHVKDCCYCWIGSGASIDEKRNGFYYADKYLKEIANKPFEKICVIPENDDRCSKIAEALAA; encoded by the exons ATGTCAG GATTAGTAAAAGGCAAGAACTATGACTGGAAGGACTCCAATATGGCGAAGTTCGGATCTGACGAAGACAAAAAAGTTAAAA AGGAAGCAGCCGAAACTGAACCAGCATGGGAGGGCGCAGGACAGGAAGTTGGTCTGAAAATATGGAGAATCAAT CAATTCCAAGTAGAAGCTGTACCAGAGGGGGACTACGGCTTGTTCTACAAGGGAGATTCTTACATCGTTCTCAAC acCTACCTGAAGAACCCGGATAGTGAGGCATTATCTTACGATGTTCACTTCTGGATCGGGAAAGAGAGCACACAG GATGAATATGGTACAGCGGCTTACAAAACGGTGGAGTTGGATGCCTTTTTGGACGACAAAGCCGTGCAATACCGAGAAGTTCAACAAAACGAGTCTCAATTGTTCTTGTCATACTTCCAGGAGATGAC ATATATGAACGGTGGCTATGCGTCCGGCTTTAGGAGCGTGGAACCTACCGAGTATCAGCCACGTCTGCTCTGTATCAAATACACCAATGGAAAAACCGTAGCGGCAGAG GTGCCCTATTGTAAGAGCTCCGTTACGCCCGACGATGTGTTCATAGTCGACAGTGGTACTAACTTCGTCCAGCTGAACGGCTCCGGAGCTGCGTTACAGGAGAAATCTAAG GCTATGGATACATTGAGTAAACTTTCTGAATCTCGTCCAAATGCCGAAAAGACGGTGTGCGATGAGGGAGATTCCGACTAC AGGCGGTGTGTGGCGAGTCTGTCAGACGAGGACCCGGAAGCCGAGGAGGACGTGGACATGAGTTCTGTCGAAACTCCGGTACTTGCAAA GATCTCGGACAGTGATGGTTCAATGGACGTGGAGGTAATCAAAGAGGGAGAGATAAGCATGGATGACCTCGACTCCAAC GATGTCTTTTTGATTCACGTGAAGGACTGTTGCTACTGTTGGATCGGAAGTGGTGCATCAATCGATGAGAAAAGAAATGGCTTTTATTACGCCGAT aaatatttaaaagagATTGCCAACAAACCGTTCGAGAAGATCTGTGTTATACCCGAAAATGACGATCGCTGCAGCAAAATCGCGGAAGCTTTGGCGGCTTAA